A single Paenibacillus kribbensis DNA region contains:
- a CDS encoding glycosyltransferase 87 family protein, with protein sequence MGGPGQRPSNGQTIGNSRAGDVGQDTSSNSTSTDTTNSSDVKSQGTTGQSTDSSTPSTQNTSTSGNNGTTAGNDKSSSGGSGAARDGQHRGPGGMSGNGPGMGGPGGRSGNSSSAYATPLAIFAAVFFGAFVFIAYRFRAREWKLGESNRGLMLWTVLGAGFFLRMAIAPWISGHMDLMLFRNWAMTAADSLSGFYTNGSSDYPPFYIYILYVIGKIGSTDAFSPYMSVLLRLPNILADIVTAYMLYRLASKRVGYAISLGLAIFYVFNPAVFINSTFWGQVDSFFTMLIVGMIVLLVENRIGWSTVLFTIAVLMKPQGIIYGPVLFFELLRQRKIQPWLLAVGGAVVTTILVILPFSWGQEPLWLLDLYKGTVGEYPYASVNAYNFFALIGGNYTQDTTTLFLFSYHTWGMICIVLVTLFTWWMYIRSRKPQFAAAAALVLIAGVFTFASSMHERYLFPAAALAVLAYLYLRDRRFLWLAGGFSLTIFLNTFDIFYSSNTRDQYGIILCVTSLLNVLLFVYLVKVVWDCSKSSTMEVSPSNDPVPSELPSGQLTWGASSPGVNTTLEK encoded by the coding sequence ATGGGAGGACCGGGGCAACGTCCCTCCAACGGTCAGACCATTGGAAATAGTAGAGCAGGAGATGTAGGGCAGGATACCAGCTCAAATTCGACATCGACGGATACCACGAATAGCTCTGACGTTAAGAGTCAAGGTACAACAGGTCAATCTACCGATTCATCCACCCCATCCACCCAGAATACATCGACATCGGGCAACAACGGTACAACGGCCGGAAATGACAAATCTTCATCCGGAGGCAGCGGTGCTGCTAGAGACGGGCAGCATCGAGGTCCGGGTGGCATGTCCGGCAACGGACCTGGTATGGGCGGACCTGGCGGAAGAAGTGGAAACTCTTCATCCGCTTATGCAACTCCGCTAGCGATCTTTGCCGCTGTATTCTTTGGTGCGTTTGTGTTCATTGCGTACCGTTTTCGGGCCCGTGAATGGAAGCTCGGGGAAAGCAACCGGGGGCTGATGCTGTGGACCGTGCTGGGTGCGGGATTCTTTTTAAGAATGGCGATCGCCCCATGGATCTCGGGTCACATGGATTTAATGCTATTCCGGAACTGGGCTATGACAGCAGCGGATAGCTTATCGGGCTTTTACACGAACGGATCAAGTGATTATCCGCCGTTCTATATTTATATTTTATATGTGATCGGTAAAATCGGCTCTACAGATGCTTTCAGTCCCTATATGTCAGTGCTGCTGCGGCTTCCAAATATATTAGCCGATATCGTGACAGCGTACATGCTGTACCGGCTGGCAAGCAAACGGGTCGGCTATGCAATTAGCCTTGGGCTGGCTATATTCTATGTGTTTAACCCGGCTGTATTTATCAATTCGACCTTCTGGGGACAGGTAGATTCTTTCTTTACTATGCTGATTGTGGGCATGATTGTGCTGCTGGTGGAAAACCGGATCGGCTGGTCCACTGTGTTGTTTACGATAGCGGTATTGATGAAGCCGCAGGGGATTATTTATGGGCCGGTTCTGTTCTTCGAGCTGCTCAGACAGCGTAAAATACAGCCTTGGCTCTTGGCCGTCGGCGGAGCGGTTGTGACGACCATTCTGGTCATATTGCCTTTTTCGTGGGGGCAGGAGCCGTTATGGCTGCTTGATTTATACAAGGGAACGGTTGGCGAATATCCGTATGCTTCCGTGAACGCGTACAACTTCTTCGCACTGATCGGTGGCAATTATACGCAGGATACTACGACGTTGTTCCTGTTCAGCTACCATACATGGGGTATGATCTGCATTGTACTGGTGACTTTGTTTACGTGGTGGATGTATATCCGCAGTCGGAAACCACAATTTGCCGCTGCAGCTGCACTGGTGCTAATTGCAGGTGTATTTACCTTTGCTTCCAGCATGCATGAACGATACTTGTTCCCTGCCGCTGCGTTGGCGGTACTGGCGTATCTGTATTTGCGGGACCGAAGATTTTTGTGGCTTGCGGGTGGATTCAGTCTTACGATTTTCCTGAATACCTTCGATATTTTCTATAGCTCCAATACTCGGGATCAGTACGGTATCATATTGTGTGTGACCTCGTTGTTGAACGTGCTGCTGTTTGTGTATCTGGTCAAAGTTGTGTGGGATTGCTCCAAATCCAGCACGATGGAGGTATCTCCTTCCAATGACCCGGTTCCATCGGAGCTTCCATCGGGACAATTAACATGGGGAGCGTCATCCCCAGGTGTGAACACAACGCTGGAAAAATAG
- a CDS encoding ABC transporter permease, which translates to MTIIALILSLGFVFIAIVMSKSFKLGLDRDIIIATIRASVQLLAIGYVLHLIFGMQSYGFIVLFILLMITVASQNVARKGRFIPGLMWKSFLTLLCVEIVTQAFLISLHIIPATARYMITISGMIIGSSMILSSLLVSRLKSEVLLRKPEIMLILALGGTPRQAIFPILKDCIRSSMIPTIEGQKTLGLVQLPGMMTGQIIAGANPIAAVRLQLLIVFTTMTSAILTSVLLSLFIYPVLFTRQQQLRTEAWER; encoded by the coding sequence ATGACGATTATTGCCTTGATTCTTTCCCTCGGTTTTGTATTTATTGCCATTGTCATGTCCAAATCCTTCAAGCTTGGCCTGGATCGGGATATTATCATCGCCACGATCAGAGCATCGGTCCAACTGCTGGCTATCGGTTATGTATTACATTTGATTTTCGGGATGCAGAGCTACGGATTTATCGTATTGTTCATTCTGCTCATGATCACCGTAGCCTCCCAAAATGTGGCACGCAAAGGACGATTTATTCCCGGTCTTATGTGGAAATCATTTCTAACACTGCTGTGTGTAGAAATCGTTACACAGGCATTCCTGATTAGCCTGCATATCATTCCGGCGACAGCCCGGTATATGATTACGATTAGCGGCATGATCATTGGCAGCTCCATGATTTTGTCCAGCCTGCTGGTGTCCCGGCTCAAGTCAGAGGTCCTGCTGCGCAAGCCTGAAATCATGCTCATCCTGGCACTAGGTGGCACACCGAGACAAGCCATTTTTCCCATACTCAAGGATTGCATACGTTCCAGTATGATTCCAACCATTGAGGGACAGAAAACGCTGGGGCTTGTCCAGCTACCCGGTATGATGACCGGGCAGATCATCGCAGGAGCCAATCCAATTGCCGCCGTCCGTTTGCAGCTGCTGATCGTATTTACCACCATGACCTCTGCGATTTTGACCAGCGTGCTGCTCAGCCTGTTTATTTATCCGGTATTATTTACCCGCCAGCAGCAGTTGCGCACAGAAGCATGGGAACGCTAA
- a CDS encoding phosphate ABC transporter ATP-binding protein gives MDSIPLPAIEFKHITKYFTGSERQRAVLNGITAKVSPGKITTLVGPSGSGKSTLLSLCNLLLSPDEGEISVFGKPVSEWEIPELRRKVALVFQDAPMLQGTVLYNLQTAERLHGTVLHDPSGLLERVGLTRDLLDQKAQDLSGGQRQRLALARTLANRPDILLLDEITSALDPASVKEVEDLLLQMNKEEGTTMIWITHHMEQARRVGNETWLMIDGKLVEQADTETFFHAPQHSETRRFIAGEWV, from the coding sequence ATGGATTCCATACCACTTCCAGCGATTGAATTTAAGCACATCACCAAGTATTTTACCGGATCTGAGCGACAACGTGCTGTCCTGAACGGAATTACGGCAAAAGTCTCTCCTGGCAAAATCACCACGCTCGTCGGCCCGTCCGGGTCGGGCAAAAGCACTCTGCTTTCACTGTGCAACCTTTTACTGTCACCGGATGAAGGAGAAATCAGCGTATTTGGCAAACCTGTATCCGAGTGGGAAATCCCTGAACTGAGACGGAAAGTAGCATTGGTTTTTCAGGATGCTCCCATGCTTCAAGGAACCGTCCTGTACAATCTCCAAACTGCAGAACGGCTGCACGGTACGGTATTGCATGATCCGTCCGGTCTGTTGGAACGCGTAGGGCTCACCCGCGACCTGTTGGATCAGAAAGCGCAGGATCTGTCCGGTGGTCAAAGACAGCGCTTGGCCCTGGCCCGGACGCTCGCCAACCGCCCGGATATTTTACTGCTGGACGAGATTACCTCCGCACTGGACCCTGCCTCGGTTAAAGAGGTTGAGGATCTGCTGCTGCAAATGAACAAGGAAGAGGGAACGACCATGATCTGGATTACGCATCATATGGAACAAGCCCGCAGAGTGGGCAACGAAACATGGCTGATGATCGACGGGAAATTAGTGGAACAAGCGGATACTGAGACCTTTTTCCATGCGCCGCAGCATAGTGAAACCCGCAGGTTCATAGCAGGGGAATGGGTATGA
- the rd gene encoding rubredoxin, translating into MKKYVCQPCGYIYDPAIGDPDEDVMPGTAFEDLPEDWVCPVCGEDQSHFTPIDDTE; encoded by the coding sequence ATGAAAAAATATGTATGTCAACCCTGTGGATACATTTATGATCCTGCTATCGGCGACCCTGATGAAGACGTTATGCCAGGTACAGCGTTTGAGGACCTTCCGGAAGACTGGGTTTGTCCAGTCTGCGGTGAGGATCAAAGCCATTTTACCCCAATAGATGATACAGAATAA
- a CDS encoding NAD(P)/FAD-dependent oxidoreductase has protein sequence MENKHYVIIGGSVAAVNAAKAIRDHDEQAEISIYGEEASLPYNRVKLSKGLFTDLHSDKILIKKEKWFATQRIHVYSGIKVTAIHAEDCTIETANGQTVAYDKLLLCTGAHNRKLLLDGASLRNVHNIRFRQDADRLKTELRQGDRICIIGGGIQGVETAWSFQQAGYAVTILEASHRLMPRQLDEKAASILNRRITEQGTEVRLGQGVKRITGTDHVEGVELQDGSVIPCEHVVYSIGIVPNTELARQIGLDIGHGILVNAQMETSFANIYAAGDVAEFQNRVDGLWESAIEQGKIAGANMTGASVSYQRPIPVTLSNSYESPLFSIGLVDEQVCDTSLISENQASYTRMFIQNGSICGVIGFGDALASLPYKTAIIQGLKSDAPELTKIFGDKEN, from the coding sequence ATGGAAAACAAACATTACGTTATTATCGGAGGGAGCGTTGCCGCCGTCAACGCGGCAAAAGCGATCAGGGATCATGATGAGCAGGCCGAAATTTCTATTTACGGAGAAGAAGCATCCCTGCCGTATAACCGAGTCAAGCTTTCCAAGGGACTATTCACTGACCTGCACAGCGATAAAATCCTGATCAAAAAGGAAAAATGGTTTGCCACTCAACGAATTCATGTGTATTCCGGTATAAAGGTCACCGCGATACACGCAGAGGACTGCACCATCGAAACAGCCAACGGGCAAACCGTTGCTTATGACAAGCTGCTGCTGTGTACAGGGGCTCACAACCGCAAGCTTTTGCTGGACGGAGCTTCTCTAAGGAACGTTCACAATATCCGGTTTCGACAAGATGCAGACAGGCTTAAAACGGAATTGCGACAGGGAGACCGGATATGTATCATCGGCGGTGGGATTCAAGGGGTAGAAACCGCCTGGTCCTTCCAGCAAGCCGGGTATGCTGTAACCATTCTGGAAGCCTCGCACCGGCTTATGCCCCGCCAGCTAGATGAGAAGGCTGCTTCTATTTTGAATCGTCGGATTACCGAACAAGGTACCGAGGTAAGGCTTGGACAAGGCGTAAAGCGTATTACAGGCACAGATCACGTAGAAGGTGTAGAACTACAGGACGGCTCTGTTATTCCCTGCGAGCATGTCGTATATTCTATCGGAATTGTACCTAATACTGAGCTTGCTCGCCAGATTGGCCTTGATATTGGACACGGCATTCTGGTGAATGCACAGATGGAAACCAGCTTCGCCAATATATATGCGGCAGGTGATGTAGCCGAGTTTCAGAATAGAGTGGATGGATTATGGGAAAGTGCTATAGAGCAAGGGAAAATAGCAGGAGCTAATATGACGGGTGCATCCGTCAGCTATCAGCGCCCCATCCCTGTAACTCTATCGAACAGCTATGAATCCCCTCTCTTTTCCATTGGCCTGGTAGATGAGCAAGTCTGCGACACCAGCCTGATTAGTGAAAATCAAGCTTCTTATACACGTATGTTCATACAAAACGGCTCTATCTGCGGCGTGATCGGCTTTGGGGATGCCCTCGCTTCACTTCCATACAAAACAGCCATCATTCAGGGACTCAAATCGGACGCGCCAGAGCTTACAAAAATTTTTGGTGACAAGGAGAACTGA
- a CDS encoding DUF2568 domain-containing protein — translation MFYKTNHISIINNIISFNQIFSFLFIWSLYLSHRAEGEGDSLAPLPLQGWVHLGAELMIFGLATAALFRSERYLWAIILAGTFIVNRLLMQWWGQKWLKSSKKADPES, via the coding sequence TTGTTTTATAAAACTAATCATATTAGTATTATAAATAATATCATTAGTTTTAATCAAATCTTTTCTTTCCTATTCATCTGGAGCTTGTATTTATCACATCGCGCTGAAGGAGAGGGTGATTCGCTGGCCCCCCTGCCTCTTCAAGGTTGGGTTCATCTTGGCGCTGAACTAATGATCTTTGGTTTAGCAACTGCTGCGCTATTTCGCAGCGAGCGGTATCTTTGGGCTATCATTCTGGCCGGTACATTCATCGTTAACCGTCTTCTCATGCAGTGGTGGGGGCAAAAATGGTTAAAAAGCAGCAAAAAAGCAGACCCGGAATCCTGA
- a CDS encoding TetR/AcrR family transcriptional regulator, giving the protein MSPRNGVKLQDILQAAEDIANERGMGEVTLTTLAQKLHIRPPSLYNHVDGLNGLRQVLALHSLEQLEEALTSGAVGRAGDDALAAMGKAYMRYARERPGLYEAMLYATDRKDTELRDAADRVAELVISVLSSGYGFKEEDCIHAARGFRSLLHGFASLEQKGGFGLPVEVDRSIAVMMDTFLAGLRVQQQRNAELSEKS; this is encoded by the coding sequence ATGTCACCGAGGAACGGAGTAAAGCTGCAAGATATTTTACAAGCTGCCGAGGATATTGCCAATGAACGGGGGATGGGGGAGGTCACGCTCACCACGCTGGCGCAAAAGCTGCACATTCGTCCTCCATCCTTGTACAACCACGTAGACGGATTGAACGGACTGCGTCAAGTGCTGGCACTGCATAGCCTAGAGCAATTAGAGGAGGCTTTGACAAGTGGGGCGGTTGGCAGAGCGGGCGATGATGCACTGGCTGCCATGGGGAAAGCATACATGCGATATGCTCGCGAGCGCCCTGGATTATATGAAGCGATGCTGTATGCTACCGACCGCAAGGATACTGAATTGAGGGACGCTGCGGATCGCGTGGCAGAGCTTGTCATTTCCGTCCTGTCCAGTGGCTACGGCTTCAAGGAAGAGGATTGCATTCATGCAGCAAGGGGGTTCCGTAGTCTTCTGCATGGGTTTGCCTCGCTTGAACAGAAGGGAGGCTTCGGTTTACCTGTGGAAGTGGATCGGAGTATTGCAGTGATGATGGATACCTTTTTAGCAGGCCTGCGCGTGCAGCAGCAGCGAAATGCCGAGCTTTCAGAAAAATCCTGA
- a CDS encoding MBL fold metallo-hydrolase: MRIVQVQHMYQLTFMPRLFPVNCYLVEENDGFTLIDAGLPYSAKGIEQAAARMGKPIIRIVLTHAHEDHVGALDRLKTRHPDAQVFVSRRDARLLRGDVSLEAGEPDTPIRGSVPKGILTRPDVLLEDGDHVGSLLAISAPGHTPGSMAFLDTRTRALIAGDAFQVRGGVAVSGRLKPLFPFPALATWNKDRSLESAKKLVHLKPSLLAVGHGNMLQHPQTQLERAIKDMEQQYTAQ; this comes from the coding sequence ATGCGTATCGTTCAGGTGCAACATATGTATCAATTGACGTTTATGCCCCGACTGTTCCCGGTGAACTGTTACTTGGTGGAGGAGAACGATGGGTTCACCCTGATCGATGCCGGATTGCCTTACAGTGCCAAAGGTATTGAACAGGCTGCTGCGCGGATGGGGAAGCCGATTATACGAATTGTACTTACCCATGCCCATGAGGATCATGTGGGTGCGTTGGATCGGTTGAAGACAAGACATCCTGATGCGCAGGTATTTGTCTCCAGACGAGATGCGCGGCTGCTGCGGGGTGATGTGTCGTTGGAGGCGGGTGAACCGGATACTCCCATTCGGGGCAGTGTGCCAAAAGGCATTCTTACCCGGCCTGATGTCTTGCTGGAGGATGGGGACCATGTAGGCTCGCTGCTGGCGATCAGCGCACCGGGACATACGCCGGGCTCGATGGCATTTCTGGACACGCGTACCCGTGCGTTGATTGCAGGTGATGCCTTCCAGGTCCGGGGTGGTGTGGCGGTGTCGGGAAGGCTCAAGCCGCTGTTTCCATTTCCAGCACTGGCCACCTGGAACAAGGACCGCTCGCTGGAAAGCGCCAAAAAGCTCGTGCATCTCAAGCCGTCCTTATTGGCTGTCGGGCACGGCAACATGCTGCAGCATCCGCAGACTCAACTGGAAAGGGCAATTAAGGATATGGAGCAACAATACACAGCGCAATGA
- a CDS encoding cupin domain-containing protein, with product MKISNLTQFQEYKEAAFTKRIVHKEADNVIFILNFTPNAELPTHNHPGANVYLLVLEGNGTVTVNGEETAVVQGDIIHLTGDEHFSYRGGAEANSSLHVVLTKTPSESYAQNI from the coding sequence ATGAAAATATCAAACCTTACTCAATTTCAGGAATATAAAGAAGCTGCGTTTACAAAACGAATTGTGCATAAGGAAGCCGACAATGTAATTTTTATTCTCAACTTTACTCCTAATGCCGAGCTGCCAACACATAATCACCCAGGAGCGAATGTATATTTGCTTGTTCTTGAAGGCAACGGTACGGTAACTGTGAATGGTGAAGAAACGGCAGTTGTGCAAGGGGATATAATTCATCTTACAGGAGATGAGCACTTTTCCTATCGTGGTGGTGCAGAGGCGAATTCCAGCCTGCATGTGGTGTTGACCAAAACGCCAAGTGAAAGCTATGCGCAAAACATATAA
- a CDS encoding class I SAM-dependent methyltransferase translates to MQTVDYKQVPGHWILASLGKRVLRPGGLKTTRWMIEGLDVTGQDEVIEFAPGLGITAQITLRLNPRRYIAIEQNEKAASIVKTYASGANREVIIADAEQVPLPDASATVVYGEAMLTMHPRAKKAQIISEARRLLKTGGKYAIHEMCLAANDIEPELRKQIYKDLAVAMRVNATPLTVSEWEQLLKEEGFKVVKIYTVPMHLLHLPRIIQDEGWLRFGKIAFNLMRNRAARVRVMGMRRQFVKYADHLQAVSIIAER, encoded by the coding sequence ATGCAGACAGTAGATTACAAACAGGTGCCAGGGCACTGGATATTGGCAAGTCTCGGTAAGCGCGTGCTTAGGCCCGGAGGGTTAAAAACGACACGTTGGATGATAGAGGGACTTGACGTAACCGGACAGGATGAGGTTATTGAGTTTGCTCCCGGATTGGGTATAACTGCCCAAATCACACTGCGGCTTAATCCCCGCCGTTATATTGCGATTGAACAGAATGAGAAGGCGGCTTCTATCGTAAAAACGTATGCAAGCGGAGCAAATCGGGAAGTGATTATTGCTGATGCTGAACAGGTTCCGTTGCCGGATGCCTCTGCGACGGTGGTATATGGGGAAGCCATGCTGACGATGCACCCAAGAGCCAAGAAAGCACAGATTATTTCGGAAGCCAGGCGGCTTTTGAAAACAGGCGGGAAGTATGCTATTCATGAGATGTGCTTAGCTGCAAATGATATTGAGCCTGAGCTCAGAAAGCAGATTTACAAGGATTTGGCTGTAGCCATGAGAGTGAATGCGACACCGTTGACGGTATCGGAATGGGAACAGCTGCTGAAAGAGGAAGGCTTTAAGGTTGTTAAAATCTATACGGTTCCCATGCACTTACTGCATCTGCCACGTATTATTCAGGATGAGGGCTGGTTGAGATTTGGCAAAATTGCCTTTAACCTTATGCGAAACCGTGCTGCCCGGGTAAGAGTTATGGGTATGCGCAGACAGTTTGTAAAGTACGCCGACCACCTGCAAGCGGTTAGTATCATCGCTGAGCGATAG
- a CDS encoding Crp/Fnr family transcriptional regulator has translation MSCPCQCEKEPCARKVPIFSSLSCEDLCKVSSMIRHRKYQKGEPLIIEEQASDTLYIIKSGHVKLLKMTPQGKEQILHILTTGDFFGELNIFNSDELSNFSAYALKDTDICMLTKDDMEQLIRNNPDISLKLLKTITKRLAHTEKLAQSLATKDPEIRIAYMILELGHKYGKRDGSYIKINLPLSREEMANYVGVTRETISRKFAKFEQQGIIHTKGTREITICDIQKLNEYID, from the coding sequence ATGTCCTGTCCCTGCCAGTGCGAAAAAGAGCCCTGTGCCCGCAAAGTGCCTATCTTTTCCTCTTTGTCCTGCGAAGATTTGTGTAAGGTCAGCTCCATGATCCGACACCGAAAATATCAGAAAGGCGAGCCCTTGATTATCGAGGAACAAGCATCCGATACGCTGTACATTATTAAAAGCGGGCATGTCAAGCTTCTGAAGATGACGCCTCAGGGCAAGGAACAAATTCTGCACATTCTGACAACTGGCGATTTTTTTGGCGAGTTGAATATATTTAACAGCGATGAGCTGAGTAACTTTAGTGCGTATGCCTTAAAAGATACTGATATTTGTATGCTCACCAAGGATGATATGGAGCAGTTGATCCGCAACAATCCTGATATCTCTTTGAAGCTGCTCAAAACCATTACCAAACGCTTGGCCCATACCGAAAAGCTGGCTCAAAGCCTGGCTACCAAAGACCCGGAAATCCGTATCGCCTATATGATTCTTGAGCTTGGGCATAAATACGGCAAACGGGACGGCTCCTACATTAAAATAAATCTCCCCCTTTCACGCGAAGAAATGGCTAATTATGTGGGTGTCACACGCGAAACCATCAGTCGCAAATTCGCAAAATTTGAACAGCAGGGGATTATTCATACTAAGGGTACACGAGAGATTACCATCTGCGATATCCAGAAACTGAACGAATATATAGATTGA
- a CDS encoding FprA family A-type flavoprotein produces the protein MKPGFQLAKDIYWVGKIDNREVPFHRLLLSKGTTYNAYLLKTGKPTIIDTVDMAFGREFAEAVAELIDPLDIQYIIVNHTEPDHSGGLAALASKATNATIVCTEIAVPEIQQMYKLQHRNFLVIKDGDQLDIGGKTLLFKETPYLHTEETMITYCVEDKILFPCDIFSTHVAVEHLFADEAGFDITDDFIGYYQAIIHPHRRYVRTLINAVADLDIEMIAPSHGFAIRHDIAKFIDLYASMSTETKDDKKVAIVYATLKNNTKKMANILKDCFLENQIKVEVWDVDKADETEILNSIASADAVFVGSSTKYADMTGKLEDLLQKMQKMNLEGKLAAAFGSYGWSGEAIEVVQDYLNGTNMEVQSTSGVIKSTGMTHVEFPVRIRFSPTEDEKVKKIKNAAEFVSDLLLSVI, from the coding sequence ATGAAACCAGGATTCCAACTGGCAAAGGATATTTATTGGGTAGGAAAAATTGATAATCGTGAGGTTCCCTTTCATCGTCTTTTACTATCAAAGGGTACAACATATAATGCATATCTTCTGAAAACTGGAAAACCAACCATTATAGATACCGTAGATATGGCGTTCGGCAGAGAATTTGCAGAGGCTGTAGCCGAATTAATCGATCCGCTGGACATTCAATATATTATCGTCAACCACACGGAACCGGATCACTCCGGCGGACTGGCTGCGCTTGCTTCCAAGGCAACAAACGCTACGATTGTCTGCACGGAGATCGCCGTTCCTGAAATTCAGCAAATGTACAAGCTTCAGCATCGCAACTTCCTCGTCATCAAGGATGGGGATCAACTGGATATTGGAGGCAAAACCCTGCTGTTCAAGGAAACACCTTACCTCCATACGGAAGAAACCATGATCACGTATTGCGTGGAAGACAAAATCTTGTTCCCGTGCGATATTTTCAGCACACACGTGGCTGTAGAGCATCTATTTGCCGATGAAGCTGGTTTTGATATCACCGATGACTTTATCGGATACTATCAGGCTATTATCCATCCGCACCGCAGATATGTACGTACATTAATCAACGCGGTTGCTGACCTGGATATTGAGATGATTGCCCCTTCCCACGGCTTCGCGATCCGGCACGATATTGCCAAATTCATTGATTTGTACGCATCTATGAGCACCGAAACCAAGGATGATAAAAAAGTAGCGATTGTTTATGCCACCTTAAAAAATAATACTAAAAAAATGGCAAACATCCTGAAAGACTGCTTTTTGGAGAACCAAATCAAGGTGGAGGTATGGGACGTAGATAAAGCGGATGAAACGGAGATTTTGAATAGTATTGCCTCAGCGGATGCTGTTTTCGTTGGTAGTTCTACCAAATATGCAGACATGACGGGCAAGCTGGAAGACCTGCTGCAAAAAATGCAAAAGATGAATCTGGAAGGCAAGCTGGCTGCTGCCTTTGGTTCCTACGGCTGGAGCGGAGAAGCCATTGAAGTTGTACAGGATTACTTGAACGGTACCAATATGGAGGTCCAAAGCACTTCCGGGGTAATCAAATCAACCGGTATGACGCATGTGGAATTCCCGGTACGCATTCGCTTCTCTCCTACAGAAGATGAAAAAGTGAAGAAAATTAAAAATGCCGCTGAATTTGTCTCAGATCTGCTGCTTAGTGTCATTTGA
- a CDS encoding SDR family oxidoreductase, protein MNVLVIGANGKVGRHLVRLLGQNESHRVKAFIRNPDQAEELERLGAETVIADLEGTVSEIAAAVKGSDAIVFTAGSGGKTGADKTLLIDLDGAVKAMEAAEQAGIRRFIMVSALHAENREQWPKSIKPYYVAKHYADRLLEASNLDYIILRPGGLTDEPGSGKVATGNNLGSHSISREDVAATVVAVLDEPQTYQRAIDLVSGSTPIAEAVRQG, encoded by the coding sequence GTGAACGTGCTGGTAATCGGTGCAAATGGAAAAGTGGGCAGACATCTTGTTCGCCTACTGGGACAAAATGAATCACATCGCGTAAAGGCATTCATCCGCAATCCAGATCAGGCCGAGGAGCTTGAGCGTTTGGGAGCGGAAACGGTGATAGCTGACCTTGAAGGGACGGTTAGCGAAATTGCCGCAGCCGTAAAAGGCAGCGATGCTATCGTGTTCACGGCAGGCTCCGGCGGAAAAACAGGAGCAGATAAAACCCTGCTCATTGATCTCGATGGAGCGGTCAAGGCGATGGAAGCTGCCGAGCAAGCGGGTATCCGCCGCTTCATTATGGTCAGCGCCCTGCATGCGGAGAATCGGGAGCAATGGCCCAAGTCGATTAAGCCGTATTACGTGGCGAAGCATTATGCAGACCGTCTGCTGGAAGCGAGCAATCTGGATTACATCATCCTTCGTCCGGGTGGGCTGACAGATGAGCCGGGGAGCGGTAAAGTCGCTACCGGGAATAATCTTGGCAGCCACTCTATTTCCCGTGAGGATGTGGCGGCGACGGTAGTCGCTGTACTGGATGAACCCCAGACGTATCAACGAGCGATTGATTTGGTGTCAGGCAGTACGCCGATTGCTGAGGCCGTTCGGCAGGGTTGA